Proteins from one Mugil cephalus isolate CIBA_MC_2020 chromosome 15, CIBA_Mcephalus_1.1, whole genome shotgun sequence genomic window:
- the LOC125020795 gene encoding uncharacterized protein LOC125020795 encodes MILTGRSLCLPSPATVHELFSVARDANIVPDISLDPVLSTFLSLDSAAALQHRYAFLRQSMSSEQQTVFSLNLTGAVGGSRVTYGGVGVVALALSMLFDQVAQQVRARGSTEGHLSTHGSQPKRIFGITTSSRIGRIIHSYLRAVPDIANNPEKMAETTELYDRWLKLELLDHYERMITKKRMSSESMQQWLTGAAFHLHVRIHQVRLHSVPLGSVESLRLSYKSGLNHLVQRYTTYLRRSIKETGSPGPVQPRTNTSTPTNATCSSFYVSLTGPSVSADGFNMSTPPRLTAGDSRGCKTDGSGGDFGLRLSKKSNVTADAMISRKTLNSSADSNRKEEEEGGVLGLLVIEPSRNVSHNVQHRPCESPAIQQALVTRIMNAQDLQRNRNFFLYPDKVFHGLLRQRDHFDLERS; translated from the exons ATGATTCTGACCGGTCGCAGTTTGTGTCTCCCTTCTCCAGCCACCGTCCACGAGCTGTTCTCCGTGGCCCGGGACGCCAACATCGTCCCCGACATCTCGCTCGATCCCGTCCTATCCACCTTCCTGTCCCTGGACTCGGCGGCGGCGCTGCAGCACCGATATGCCTTCTTACGGCAGAGCATGAGCAGCGAGCAGCAGACGGTGTTCAGCCTCAACCTGACCGGAGCGGTGGGGGGCAGCAGGGTCACATATGGGGGAGTAGGTGTCGTTGCTCTGGCTCTGTCCATGCTGTTTGACCAGGTTGCCCAACAA GTCCGAGCACGGGGTTCAACAGAAGGCCATCTATCGACTCATGGATCCCAGCCCAAGAGGATCTTTGGCATCACCACCTCTTCCAGAATTGGGAGGATCATCCACAGCTACCTCCGCGCCGTCCCGGACATCGCCAACAACCCGGAGAAGATGGCCGAGACCACGGAACTCTACGACCGCTGGCTGAAACTCGAGCTGCTTGACCATTATGAGAGGATGATAACTAAGAAGAGAATGAGCTCTGAGTCCATGCAGCAGTGGTTGACGGGAGCTGCGTTTCACCTGCACGTGAGAATCCACCAG GTTCGCCTCCACTCTGTCCCGTTAGGATCAGTAGAGTCGCTCCGTTTGTCTTATAAGTCGGGGTTAAATCACCTGGTTCAACGTTACACCACCTATCTGCGCAGAAGCATCAAGGAGACTGGATCTCCAGGACCGGTGCAACCCAGAACCAACACATCAACCCCAACCAATGCAACCTGCTCCAGTTTTTATGTCAGCCTGACTGGTCCCAGTGTCTCTGCTGATGGATTTAATATGTCTACCCCACCCCGTTTAACTGCTGGAGATAGCAGGGGTTGTAAAACAGACGGATCCGGGGGAGACTTTGGACTCCGTTTgtcaaaaaaaagtaatgtcaCAGCTGACGCTATGATAAGCAGAAAAACACTCAACTCTTCTGCTGACTCTaacagaaaggaggaggaggagggtggtgtGCTTGGTTTGTTAGTCATTGAGCCTTCGAGAAACGTGAGTCATAACGTGCAGCATCGCCCCTGTGAGTCTCCAGCCATACAACAAGCCTTGGTCACCCGCATTATGAACGCCCAGGACCTGCAACGCAACCGAAACTTTTTCCTTTACCCTGACAAAGTCTTCCACGGCCTGCTGAGGCAGAGAGACCACTTTGATCTAGAGAGAAGTTAA